One Spinacia oleracea cultivar Varoflay chromosome 4, BTI_SOV_V1, whole genome shotgun sequence DNA segment encodes these proteins:
- the LOC110801337 gene encoding photosystem II 5 kDa protein, chloroplastic has product MASITMTASFLGTTVSKQPPTHHLRRGVVMAKAMPETTTTTKEETSSKRRDLVFAVAAAAACSVARIAMAEEPKRGTPEAKKKYAPVCVTMPSARICYK; this is encoded by the coding sequence ATGGCTTCCATCACTATGACAGCCTCATTCCTCGGCACCACCGTGTCGAAACAGCCACCCACCCACCACCTCCGCCGTGGTGTAGTGATGGCCAAGGCGATGCcagaaaccaccaccaccaccaaggAAGAAACCAGTTCAAAGAGAAGGGATTTGGTGTTTGCCGTTGCAGCTGCCGCGGCGTGCTCCGTAGCAAGAATTGCCATGGCAGAAGAGCCTAAACGAGGAACACCAGAAGCTAAGAAGAAGTATGCACCAGTTTGCGTCACTATGCCGTCAGCAAGGATCTGTTACAAGTGA